Genomic DNA from Armatimonadota bacterium:
GAAGCCCGGTTGGGAACAGGACAACGTCGATATCCGGTACATCTCCGACGATCCCGAGGCGCCCTTCCGCCATGCTTTCGAATCGGTGGGCTACGCGTATACGATTCTCCGCAAGGATATTGGAGAGTCGGCGATGCGCGACGCCATAGTCAACTCACTGCGACGATCACGCAGGCCCGTCATCGCATTCGGAGTCATCCCGCCGCCTGAGTCTTGTATCGTCACCGGTTACGACGAGGGCGGTGAAGTGCTAATCGGCTGGAATTACTTCCAGAGTCTCGCGCCGTTCAACGCGGGTGTGGAGTTCGAACCGACGGGAGAGTTCCGCAAACGCGATTGGTTCGCGGACACCGAGGGTATCATTCTCATCGGGGAGAAAGGGCCCGTCCCCGATGCCCGCAAGGCCTTTCTGGAGTCGTTGCGCTGGGCGCTCCAGGTATGCCGCACTCCGTTTGTTGAAGCATGGGGACGGCACAACGGTTTCGCCGCGTATTCCGCCTGGGCCGCGCATTTGCTGCGCGACGAGGACTTCGCCACAGACGATCTCGACAGGCTGCGAATCCTTTTCGAAGTTCACGATGATGCCGTCGGCACGGTGGCCGAGGGGCGCTGGTACGCAAGCGAATACCTCAAGATGGTGGCGCAAAAAGAGCCCGCGATGGCATCCGAGCTGCTGGACGCCGCAGAGTGTTACGTTGCTGAGCACGACCTGATGTGGGAGGCTTGGGGTCAGGTGGGCGGTAATGGCCGGGACGACGACAAAGTGCGCAAGCTCAAGCAACCTCACGTCCGCCGCGCTGTCGCCTCGATCGTTGAGCGTGCCCGACAACAGGATATCGAAGCCGCAAATCACCTCCAGAAAGCCCTTGCCATCGCAACAGGCTGAGGCCGCGTCAGATCGACCGCCCTCGCCGCGTCCCGGCCAGGGGCATCCCGGACGAAGGAGAGACAAATGGAGTATCGCAGACTCGGTCGAAGCGGACTGCGTGTCAGCCCGCTTTGCCTCGGCACCATGAATTTCGGCCCGTTTGCGTCCGAAGAGGACAGTCACGCCATCATGGACCACGCCCTGGAACTCGGCATCAACTATTTTGACACCGCCGACGTCTACGGCCGAAAGCCGGGCGAAGGCATCACGGAGCAGATTGTCGGGACATGGTTCGCCGGCGGAGGCGACCGGCGCGAGAAAACCGTCATCGCCACGAAAGTGTACGGAGGTATGGCACCGCTCGAATGGCCCAACTCCGCGCGCCTGTCCAAACGCCACATCATCGGCGCGTGCGAAGCCAGCCTCAAACGCCTTCAGACCGACCGTATCGACATCTACCAGATGCACCACATCGACCGCGAAACCCCATGGGACGAGGTCTGGGAGGCGTTCGAGATGCTCGTCCACCAGGGAAAGGTCCTCTACGCGGGGAGCAGCAATTTCGCCGGGTGGCACATCGCGCAGGCTTCAGAGGCCGCCAGGTCCCGGCATTTCCTCGGCCTCGTCTCCGAACAGAGCCTCTACAATCTGTCCGCCCGCACGGTGGAGCTCGAAGTCCTGCCTGCATGCCAGGCGTATGGCCTGGGCGTGATCGCATGGAGCCCGCTTGGCGGCGGATTCCTCGCCGGAGCACTGAGAAAAGCCTCGGAAGGGCGACGATCCGCGGAGCATACCCTGAAGCGGATTGACGATAACCGGCCGCAGTTGGAAAAGTGGGAAGCGCTGTGCGCCGACCTTGGCGAGCATCCGGCCGACGTGGCTCTGGCCTGGCTGTTGAACAATCCCGCCGTAACGGCTCCGATCATCGGTCCGCGCACGATGGATCAGTTCACCGGCGCACTGCATTCGCTGGAGATCAAACTGTCGCAGGAAACGCTTACAAAGCTGGACGCAATATTCCCCGGCCCCGGCGGAGCGGCGCCCGAAGCGTACGCATGGTAACGAAGTGGGCAACGATCAGCAGATTGGAGCACATATCCACTCTGCTGACTGTTGCCTCCAGAAATATCCGCGTAAATTCCTTTGCTTTTTGTAATGTAATGTGCTATTATCTACTTGCACGTGGTGTGCACCTGCATATGTCGCTCCGGTCTCCTGGCTAACCATCTGATCCAGCCCGTTTGCTCTTTATCAACAAATAGACTCGCTCCGTGGGCTGATGTTTGTCCTTCCCGGACTCTCCGGTTCCCTTCCGTCTCGAGTTTCATGGCACACCTCGTAGCGAAACCCGCCCCTCAATGGGGCCATGTCCGGAAGGAAACTTGAATGAGTAAACGGCTTTACGTGGGCAACCTGTCCTACGAAACGCGCGAATCTGATCTGCAGACGGCTTTCCAGCCGTACGGCGTCACCGACATCCACATGCCCACAGACAGCATGTCCGGCCGCCCGCGCGGATTTGCGTTTGTCACGGTTGAAGACAACCAGGCCGCCCAGGCCATCTCGGATTGGGAAGGCAAGGACCTCCAGGGTCGCACGCTGACCGTTAACGAAGCCAAGCCGCGCGAAGAGCGCAGCGGTGGCGGCGGACGTTCCAGCTACGGCGGCGGTGGCGGCTACGGTGGCGGCAGCGGCGGCGGCGGCGGACGCAGTGGTGGCGGACGCAGCAGCGGTGGCGGCGGTCGCAGCAGCGGCTGGTAATCGCCAGATTGCCTTAGCGTTAACAAGAAGAGTGCCGTCCAAATAGGCGGCACTCTTCTTGTTTTCGGATCACCGCGAAACGACAGCTCGTTGCTTCCTGAGAGCGAGGCCGGCCAGGCCTGGTAGCGATGAGGCGATAAGCGTTAATGTTCCGGGCTCTGGTATTGCCGGCGCATTGACTTTTCCTCGAATCGTCAGGGTCGCGGGAGCCTCGAATCCACCGTACTGGTTCCGCTTGTACTCGCCCGCTTCCAGAAGAAACGTTCCCCTGCCGGTAGCCCCGACAAAGCGACCCCCTCCATGGGTGATGGTGAAACTCCCACCGTAGCGATATGCGGTGCCTTGCGCGGAGAGGGTATAGAGCGCAGCCAACACGTCCCCATTGGTTCCGTACAGGCTGACGCCTCCGAGGTCGCCCGCTTGCGAATACTCTAGATTCCCAAATATGTTGACGAACCCCTCGCTAGAGAAATAGGCGGTAGTGAGGCCGGACGGCGCAGACGCGTTCTCGGTCGACGCGCCGAACGAGGATCTGGGCCAGGAGAGCACGTGCCAGCCAGCAGTGCCGGAGTATACGGCGTCGATGGCGACAGTCTGAACCGGGGAGGAAGCGCCGGCAGAAACCAGCGCAATCGTCCCAAGAAGGATGAGTGCAGCGAATCTGCTCACTGTGATTGTTCTCCTCAACCGCAAACAACGTTGGCGGAATACGGGGTTGAAAAGCTCTGTGCGGCCTGATGTGTCCCACTAAGCGCGCCAACGCCGTGTCGTTGCCTACGCTTTCGCGGCGTGACCGGTCGAGACAAGAGCCCCGCCTGCAGCCTTCTCGTCATTCCGATAATGTGGCGCCGCCGCCAGGCAGCTTTCCGCATTTACTGGACGCGCGAACGAACGAGGGGTTCCCGGATGGATGACCTTAATGGTTCGAACGCGGCCGCCGATTTTCATACGGACAAGAAGTGTATCCTCAGCGATTATGAGTCGGCGTGCCGGAACCCTGTCCGGAACGGCTGGAACCAAGGGGGATTACGGTCGCGGTAAATTGCCCCTATGATCTCCAGTTCGCCACCTATGTACAGCGATGCGAGTTATGATGCCCGCGTCGCCGCTCCAGACTTCGCGCTGGCGTAGGCGCCAAACGCCACCTTGACCGCCGCCAGGCCGTCCTCGCCCGTCACGGGCACAGGTTTGCCGGATTCCACCGCTTCCACGAATGCTTTCACCATCGCGAGGTCGATATTGTCGCACCACGGCGCCTCATCCATGCGGCCGGTTTCCTCGGAGTATACCCGGAAATGCTGGGCGAAGAGGTCGCCATAGACAGATCCCTTTTCGCCGATGATCTCCAGAGTCACATCTCCCCACGTGGGGTAGGATTTTGGCCGAGACCACGAGCAATCGAGGGTGGCGAACATACCGGATTCGTAACGGATCAGCATGGTGCCGGCATCGTCGAAATCCTTGTGATGGAACGAATTGTCCACTTCGGCGAACACGGTGGACGCCCTGTCGCCGGTGAGCCAGTGGATCAGATCGGCCACGTGAACCGTATGGTCGATCACGGCGCCGCCACCGGCCTTGGCCAGGTCGTTGAACCACGATCCCGGGTTGCGTCCCCGATTGGTGCCTTTGATCGCCTGCACCTTGCCGATGGCGCCGGAATCGATGGTGGCCTTCAGGCGCAAGGCAACCGGGCTGAAACGGCACGGGAACGCCGTCATCAGCGGTACCCCCGCTTCGCGGCAGGCAAAGATCATGGCCTCGCCGTCTGCAACGGACAACGCGAGCGGCTTCTCGCACAAGACGGCCAACTTGTGGGCGGCGGCCGCTCTCGTCAGCGGCGCGTGCTGCACATTCTCCGCGGTGATGATGACCGCGTTCAGGTCTGCGCTTAACAGCGTTTCCAGATCGGCATAGAACGCTGTGTTCCAACCGTCCGCCGCTGCCTTGCCGCGCGCGACATCGTCGTCCCAAACGCCAACGAACTCCACGTTCGGCAGGGCGTTCAGACTGCTCGCGTAACTCCCGGCATGAACGTGCGCCGCACTCAACAAGCCAACTCTAACCACCATCCCACCTCCGTCACGAAATACCACAAAGGCACAAAGACACAAAGCTCGTATCACTTTGTGTCTTTGCGCCTTTGTGGTTCAAGCACTACTTGCGTTGAGAGATCGCCGGCTTCGCTTCGTCCGGGCGGAACGTGGCATTCTGGGTCACAACGCTGTACAGCCACAGCGGCAACGCCCCGAGGAACAGGGTGATCGCCATCGACGCAACGATACCGGCCCGTAGCGTGCGCCCGACCGGCACAGCGGTCGTAACCTGCGGCTCGTCGAAGAACATGCGCTTGATGACGTTCAAATAGTAGTACGCCGCGATGACCGAATTCACAACGAGGACCAGCGCCAGAATATCGGTGGCGTTCCACGCGCCCCCGGAGAAAACTCCGTGAAGGCTTGGGTCGATCGCCGCGAAGAATATATAGTACTTCCCAAACCAACCGGCCATGGGCGGAATACCGGCCAGGCTGAGCATGAACACCGCCATCGCGGACGCGAGGGGCAGGTTGCGTTGCGCCAGTCCGGCATAATCGTCCAGATCCGATGAGTTCAGCCGGTTGTTAATCGCCGTCACCACACCGAACGCGCCGAGGTTCATGAAGAGGTAGGTCACCGCGTAGATGAGAAGCGCCTGCAGCCCTTTGTCGGAGTTCCCGCCCGTCATCGCGGCCACAGCCACCAGCATATAGCCCACCTGACCGATACCTGAGTACGCAAGCATGCGCTTGATGTCGCGCTGATGCATCGCGACGACGTTGCCGACGACCATGCTCAATCCTGCGACGATCGCAATCAGCATAGCGGTGAGGCTGGCGAGCGTGTAATCGCCCGTTGCGAGATTTGGGACCAGGAAAACGCTCGCCACAACGCGGACCAGCACCGCAAGCCCGCCGATCTTCGAGGCAACGCTCAGGAACGCCGTGAATGGCGTCGGCGCGCCCTCATATGTGTCCGGCGCCCATTGGTGGAATGGGACCGCGGACACCTTGAACAGGAAACCTGACAGAACGAACACGACGGCGGCAAGCAGAAGCGGTGTCGGCGGTTGGGAGCAGACGGCGCGGATAACCGTGCTGAGGTTGGTGCTGGCCACGCTGCCGGGCATTCCGGTGGCGCTCAGGCCATAGAGAAGCGATATGCCGTAAAGCATCAGCGCGGAATTGAGGGCGCCGTACAGGAAGTACTTCAGAGCCGCTTCGTTGCTGCGCGCGTTCTCCCGGTAATATCCCGCCATCGCGTACGACGTGATGCTCAGGAACTCCATGCTCAGGTAGATGGTCACAAGGTCGGCAGCGCTGCATAGCAGCGATACCGCCAGCGTTGTGAAAACGATCAGGCCGTAAAACTCGCCAGGGGACGAGAACCGGCGGCTGTACTCGAACGCCATCGCCACCACAACCATCGTGGCCGTGATCGCAATGCCCTTGAAGAGCAGGCTCAGCATGTCCACGCGCAGGTGGCCGCCGTGATCCACATCCTGGCCGACTGCCGCGCACGAGGTCGCCAGCCATACCACCGACGCCAGCGCGGCGCCGAGGCCAAGCACCGTCAGGAGCGGGACCGCGCGATTGACGCGCGAATTCGGCGAACCGGTGAACACAGCCACCAGGAGGAGTATCACCGCCACAAGCGTGAGGATGATCTCCGGAGCCATCAGTGTATAACTATTGAAAGGAGACATAATCGAATCGGTCCGGGCCGCGCAAGGCAACCGTCAGCCGTTTGACCCCGCAACCGGCACGCCCGGGCCCGTGTCCTGCGCGATTGATTGCACCACGTTGTCTGTCGCCGGCCCCACAACCTTCAGCGCGAAGTACGGATAGACACCCAGCACAATCGTCGCGGCCAGCAGTGGTCCCAGAGACCAGTGCTCCCGGGCCTCCATGTCCTTGATGTCCTTCCACTTCGGATTGAGCGGACCGAGAAGCAGTTTCTCCACGGTGCGAAGGAACAGCGCTGCTGTGACGATAAGCCCGATCACCGCGAACGACGTGAGGCCAGGGAAAACGCGGAAGGAGCCTACGAAGCACATCAGCTCGCTCACAAACCCCGCGAGGCTGGGAAGGCCGAGCGATGCAAACGCGCAGACCGTGAAGTAGAAGGAATACTGCGGCACCACCTCACCGAGCCCCCCGTAAGCGGAGAGATCGCGCGTGTGCGTCATGCGGTCGTAGACTACACCGACGAGGAAGAAGAGTGCGCCCGTCACGACTCCGTGGGTGATCATCTGCCACAGCGCACCCTGAAGGGCCAGGTTCTTAGCCGCGACCAAAGCGTTGTACTCGGCGCTTCCCACGGCGTATTTGGCCGGGATCGCCGCCATCGCTGCGCCGATGCCCATCATCATGTAACCCATGTGATTTACCGACGTGTAGGCGATGAGCCGCTTGAAGTCGGTCTGGGCCATCGCGCAGAAGGCGCCGTACACCACGCCGATAACGCCCATGAGGAACACCCACCACGCCATTGTGTGGCACGCGTTCGGCAGCATCGGCATGACGATGCGGATGATGCCGTACCCGCCGAGTTTCAGCAGGACGCCGGCCAGGATGACGGAGCCCGCGGTCGGCGCTTCGGTGTGGGCATCCGGGAGCCACGTATGGAACGGGAACATCGGCACCTTGATCGCGAATGCGATGAACAGTCCGAACCAGGCCAGCAGTTCCGTGCCTGATTTGGCGTACGGGTGCAGTTTGGAGAGTTCGAGAATGTCAAAAGTGCCGCACTGCAGCCGGAGACTGATGATCGTCAGCAGCATCAGCACTGAGCCGGCCAACGTGTACAGGAAGAACTTGATGCTCGCGTAAGCCTTGTTCTTGCCGCCCCATATCCCGATGATGAAGTACATCGGGACCAGGCCGATTTCCCAGAACACGTAGAACAGGAAGAAATCCAGCGCCAGGAACGTTCCGTACATGCCGACCGCCAGCAGGAGAAAGAGCGCCATGTATTCCTTGACACGCTCTTCGATGCGGTAGCTGTAGATAATGCATAAAGGCATCAGAACGCCCGTGAGCACGACCAGCGGCAGGCTGAGGCCGTCGATGCCCATTTTGTAGAACGCCTTCAGGCCGGGAACCCATTCGTGCACTTCCGTCAATTGCATGACGCCGCTCGCGCGGGTGTTGAATGCCATCAGAGCACCGACCACGCACCCCAGCGATATCAGCGCGAACGCCAGCGCCACGCGACGGATCAGCATTTTGTTCTCGCGCGGAAGCGCCATGATGATGACCGCGCCAAGCAACGGCGTAAACGTTATTAGTGAGAGCCAAGGCACTCCAGTGTTCAAATCTCAGCCTCCAATATACTGCCCTTCATTCGTTCGGCAGGTCGGGACTCCGTGCCCAACATTCTACGTGATCCTCGCCAGCTTTCGGTAGGTCGGGCCTCCGCGCCCGATGCGATACAGCGTCGGGCACTGAGGCCCGACCTGCCATTACCGATGCGGAATCCTCAACAACCCGACGGCGATCAGCACCAGCGCCCCCACATAGAGCGCCACGGCGTAGTTCTGCACCTTACCGGTCTGCAACAGCCGCAGCTTGCTCCCGATCCATCGGGGCACGATGCCGGTCAGATTCACGAAGCCATCAACGACCCA
This window encodes:
- a CDS encoding PEP-CTERM sorting domain-containing protein gives rise to the protein MSRFAALILLGTIALVSAGASSPVQTVAIDAVYSGTAGWHVLSWPRSSFGASTENASAPSGLTTAYFSSEGFVNIFGNLEYSQAGDLGGVSLYGTNGDVLAALYTLSAQGTAYRYGGSFTITHGGGRFVGATGRGTFLLEAGEYKRNQYGGFEAPATLTIRGKVNAPAIPEPGTLTLIASSLPGLAGLALRKQRAVVSR
- a CDS encoding NADH-quinone oxidoreductase subunit M, whose protein sequence is MNTGVPWLSLITFTPLLGAVIIMALPRENKMLIRRVALAFALISLGCVVGALMAFNTRASGVMQLTEVHEWVPGLKAFYKMGIDGLSLPLVVLTGVLMPLCIIYSYRIEERVKEYMALFLLLAVGMYGTFLALDFFLFYVFWEIGLVPMYFIIGIWGGKNKAYASIKFFLYTLAGSVLMLLTIISLRLQCGTFDILELSKLHPYAKSGTELLAWFGLFIAFAIKVPMFPFHTWLPDAHTEAPTAGSVILAGVLLKLGGYGIIRIVMPMLPNACHTMAWWVFLMGVIGVVYGAFCAMAQTDFKRLIAYTSVNHMGYMMMGIGAAMAAIPAKYAVGSAEYNALVAAKNLALQGALWQMITHGVVTGALFFLVGVVYDRMTHTRDLSAYGGLGEVVPQYSFYFTVCAFASLGLPSLAGFVSELMCFVGSFRVFPGLTSFAVIGLIVTAALFLRTVEKLLLGPLNPKWKDIKDMEAREHWSLGPLLAATIVLGVYPYFALKVVGPATDNVVQSIAQDTGPGVPVAGSNG
- a CDS encoding NADH-quinone oxidoreductase subunit N, with the translated sequence MSPFNSYTLMAPEIILTLVAVILLLVAVFTGSPNSRVNRAVPLLTVLGLGAALASVVWLATSCAAVGQDVDHGGHLRVDMLSLLFKGIAITATMVVVAMAFEYSRRFSSPGEFYGLIVFTTLAVSLLCSAADLVTIYLSMEFLSITSYAMAGYYRENARSNEAALKYFLYGALNSALMLYGISLLYGLSATGMPGSVASTNLSTVIRAVCSQPPTPLLLAAVVFVLSGFLFKVSAVPFHQWAPDTYEGAPTPFTAFLSVASKIGGLAVLVRVVASVFLVPNLATGDYTLASLTAMLIAIVAGLSMVVGNVVAMHQRDIKRMLAYSGIGQVGYMLVAVAAMTGGNSDKGLQALLIYAVTYLFMNLGAFGVVTAINNRLNSSDLDDYAGLAQRNLPLASAMAVFMLSLAGIPPMAGWFGKYYIFFAAIDPSLHGVFSGGAWNATDILALVLVVNSVIAAYYYLNVIKRMFFDEPQVTTAVPVGRTLRAGIVASMAITLFLGALPLWLYSVVTQNATFRPDEAKPAISQRK
- a CDS encoding RNA-binding protein; amino-acid sequence: MSKRLYVGNLSYETRESDLQTAFQPYGVTDIHMPTDSMSGRPRGFAFVTVEDNQAAQAISDWEGKDLQGRTLTVNEAKPREERSGGGGRSSYGGGGGYGGGSGGGGGRSGGGRSSGGGGRSSGW
- a CDS encoding Gfo/Idh/MocA family oxidoreductase codes for the protein MVVRVGLLSAAHVHAGSYASSLNALPNVEFVGVWDDDVARGKAAADGWNTAFYADLETLLSADLNAVIITAENVQHAPLTRAAAAHKLAVLCEKPLALSVADGEAMIFACREAGVPLMTAFPCRFSPVALRLKATIDSGAIGKVQAIKGTNRGRNPGSWFNDLAKAGGGAVIDHTVHVADLIHWLTGDRASTVFAEVDNSFHHKDFDDAGTMLIRYESGMFATLDCSWSRPKSYPTWGDVTLEIIGEKGSVYGDLFAQHFRVYSEETGRMDEAPWCDNIDLAMVKAFVEAVESGKPVPVTGEDGLAAVKVAFGAYASAKSGAATRAS
- a CDS encoding aldo/keto reductase — protein: MEYRRLGRSGLRVSPLCLGTMNFGPFASEEDSHAIMDHALELGINYFDTADVYGRKPGEGITEQIVGTWFAGGGDRREKTVIATKVYGGMAPLEWPNSARLSKRHIIGACEASLKRLQTDRIDIYQMHHIDRETPWDEVWEAFEMLVHQGKVLYAGSSNFAGWHIAQASEAARSRHFLGLVSEQSLYNLSARTVELEVLPACQAYGLGVIAWSPLGGGFLAGALRKASEGRRSAEHTLKRIDDNRPQLEKWEALCADLGEHPADVALAWLLNNPAVTAPIIGPRTMDQFTGALHSLEIKLSQETLTKLDAIFPGPGGAAPEAYAW